The genomic stretch GCAGCCGAAGGGCCCATTCGGTGGGGTTTTCTCCGCGGTTCGGCCCGTAGCTGGAACCGGGAATCGTCCGCTCGGAAGCCGCCCGCTCGGCCGACGCCGCCCGATTCTTGCGCTTCGGCCGGCCGGAAGTCGGCATCTGAACCGGCTCCGCCGGCAAGGCCTCGATCTCGGCGACGGTGCTGCCCTCGCTGAAAGGTTGGCGAACCTCGATCCTTCCGGTCAGATGGCCCTGGGAGCTGAAGCGGATCTTGACCCCGGCCTTGCGCCAATTGAAGTAAACGGTCGTCCCTTCGGCGTCGGGCCGCTCCAACAACAAGCCCACGTCACCGCGATGCTGGCGCGGCTGCAGGAATTGCCGGAGACCGACGATCGTGGGCCGGGCCGCCATGGCTTCGCGCACCGAATCGACGAAGCTCATGAGCACGTTGTTATAGCCCTGCTTGCCGAGCTGGATCGGAACCTCGCTGCCCTTGGTGAAGTGGGGCCGAATATCCCAATCGGCTTTGAATTCCCTCAATCCGGCGATGTCTTGGACCGCTTGCAAAATCGCCGGGGTCCGCTCCAACATTTCGGTGACCCGATCGATCCCGCTCTTCCATTCCTCCGGGTCCTTGGTTCGCCAACGCTCGAGCTGTTTGGCAATGTAGCTGCGATCGGCTTGCGGCTCCAAAGCCTCGGTCAGCAAGTTTTTGAGCCGTTCGATTTCATTGCGTCGGCCCCGAGCCACCACTTCTCGGAAGAGCTCCTGCCAAGTCCGGGCCGGTGAATCGGAAATCCCGTTGCCGGCGCCCTCGGTGCGGGAAATCTGGGGACGATTGAAATCATTGCTTTCACCGGGAGGCCGGGGCGGACGACCACCATCGGCTCCGGCCATGGCCATCGCCATCGGTCGGCCCAGCCCCTCGCTCCAGGAAGCGCCGGTGCTGCGCGGCCGCTCGATCGCCGCTTGCAGACGGCCCTCCAGAATGGCCTGGGATCCGGCCCAGCGCGACCCGAGCAACTGATGGCTTAAACTCGCTCCGGCATTGAACTGGAGGAGCAGGACCAAGGATTCGAACAAGGCGGTGGCGCCGTCGGTCGCCGGGCGCAAGCCGGCCCAGCGCTCGAGACCGTGTCCGGCCAGGATGCCGGTGAACATTCCGGCTTGGCGGAAGAGCGAAGCGCTCACTCCATTGCGCAGGCCGGCGCGAGCATGGAGCGAAGTGGCGCCGAAGCCGGCCAGCTTGAGCGCGCCCAAGCTGAGGCCGAGCGTCGCCAATTCCCGGGCATTGCTGGCCAGGTCCCAAGATTGGCTGCCGGGCCGGAGGGCTTCGCGCAGTCCTTTGTTGGTAGCCCAGAAAGCCGGGACCTCGAAGGCAAAGGCTCCGCCGGCGGCCAAGCTCCGAGCGGCCAGACCCCGAGTGAAAACCCCGGAAGGCGCGGCGATCAAGCGCGAGAGCAAGCCGGCTCGGGCGGTGGCGTAAGCCGTCGAGCCGACGGTCATCGCGAGCAAAGTCACGGGATCGGTGGCTTCCTGCACGAAGTGACGGGCCAAGACCTCGGCCCGGTCGCCGATCGTCCCTTGGCCGCTCAGCGCAGCGAGACGCCGATCGGCGCGTTCCACGATCGAGGCCGGCAATTCACCGGCGGGGGCTTGGCTTAAAGTCGAGTAGATTTGAGCGGCGAAGGCCTCGCGCCCCGCCCTCTCCTGTCGGCCGGCGAGCGAGATCAAGCCTTCGCCGAGCAGCTCGGGGTCGCGTTCGCCGAGCAGCGAAAGCAATTCGCGTTGAACGTTGCCCTCGCTTTGGGCGAGCAAGGGCCCGATCCATCGTTGGGCTGAAGAAGGCGATTCGCCAGGCCCTTGGGACGCAGGATTCCCAATGCTTCGGCCTGAGCCGGTTTCCATACGGTCCATCCTTGAGATAGGCAGGAATTCAGGGCTTGGCTCGGACGGCTTGCCGGAAAGTTGCGTAGGAATCTTGACTTACACGAATTCGGCGGGAGAAAAGAGGTCATGGACTGGAAAACCCAAATCCGCATTCCTGTACGTTTCGCCGACGTCGACTTGATGGGTCACGTCAACAACGCCAAGTACGTCACTTACCTGGAGGAGTCGCGGGTGGCCTATTTCCGGGCTTTCCCCGAGCTCGACTTCACCAAGTCCGACTATGTGCTGGAAAACAGCGTCATCGTAGCCTCGCTCAAGCTGGACTACCGATCGCCGGCCTATCTCAATGAAACTCTGCTCATCGGATTGGGCGCCACCGAGCTGCGGCGCTCCAGCTTCACCTTGGAATACACGGTCGAAGAGGAAAAAACCCACCGGCTGGTCGCCAACGCCAGCACGGTCATGGTGTATTTCGATTACAAGGCCCAGAAGAGCCTCGAGATCCCGCCAACGCTGCGCAAACGCTTCGAAGAAATCGAAAAAAGAAAGTTCTAGCACGCCACAAGGTAGGTTGGGGGCCGGGTACGGATACCTCTCCCAAAATATCTCTGCAGGAGGGAGGGCGTACGAAGGCCGAAAAATCCGTCGGAGCCAAAAACTTAGGGGCTGACGAAGGAAGACCCTAAGTTTTATGGCGAAGCGGATTTTTCGGGCTGAGTAGCCCGACCGGGCAGAATTTTGGGAGAGGTATCCGTGCCCGGCTCCCAACCGGGCAGAACACCAAAGCCGGCAGCACCGCGAACTCCCCTCCCCTACTTGTAGCTAATTTCGAGGACCTCGAACTCCCGCACGCCACGGGCGGTGGTGAGCTTCACCAGATCGTCGACCGACTTCCCGATCAGCGATTTGGCCAAGGGCGATTCGACCGAGATCCTTCCGCCTTTGACGTCGGACTCGTGAACCCCGACGATTTGGTAAGTCAGCTCTTCGCCGCTGTCGGTGTCACTCAGGCGGACGGTGGCGCCAAAAACCACCTTGTCGTGGTCGAGCGTGGAAGGGTCGATGACTTGGGCGTTGGCGATCAGTGCCTCCAGCTCCGAGATCCGGCCGGCGATGTGGGATTGCCGTTCCTTGGCGGCGGCATACTCGGCGTTCTCCGAGAGGTCGCCGTGAGCCCGGGCGGTCTCGATGTCCTTGATGTTCTCGATCTTGTCGACGGTCTTGAGCCGCTTCAGCTCTTCCTTCAGCTTGGCCAAACCCTCGGGAGTGGTGGGGACGGGTGCGCGCATAGCTTTCCTCAAAAAATGAGATTGTACTGTTGGGCCGCCGGCACCGGAGCCGCCTCGACGGCTTGCGGAAAATTGGCCCACTCGACCTTGACGCTCTTGCGGTCGTTGCCGTCGCGGGTCAGGTAGTAGACGTGGCCGTTTTGAACGCCGTATTCATAGACCTCGCGGGTGATCTTCACGTCGTTCAAGCAATAGCTCTTAAGCTCTTCCCACTTGCCCTCGCGGAAGAAGTCGATGGCGTCCAAGCCATGGCCGGTCTTGCCGACGTTCAGGGTCGCCTGGGCCACGCTGTCCAAGCCCACCCGGTGGCCGATCTTGTTGGCGATGTCCTCCATCAAGTCGAGCATCGGCAGCTTCGAGCAGTCGATCTGGCAGTAGCGTTGGAGCACCGGGAAGTCGAACTTACGGATGTTGAAGCCGATCAGCAAGGGCGAATCGATCAAAAGGTTTTCGAAGCGGTGAAGGTCGGATTCGAGAAAGCATTCGTAAGACTCGTTGTCGTAGCGGTAAGCGCCGAGGACGCTGATCAT from bacterium encodes the following:
- a CDS encoding thioesterase family protein, with product MDWKTQIRIPVRFADVDLMGHVNNAKYVTYLEESRVAYFRAFPELDFTKSDYVLENSVIVASLKLDYRSPAYLNETLLIGLGATELRRSSFTLEYTVEEEKTHRLVANASTVMVYFDYKAQKSLEIPPTLRKRFEEIEKRKF
- the greA gene encoding transcription elongation factor GreA produces the protein MRAPVPTTPEGLAKLKEELKRLKTVDKIENIKDIETARAHGDLSENAEYAAAKERQSHIAGRISELEALIANAQVIDPSTLDHDKVVFGATVRLSDTDSGEELTYQIVGVHESDVKGGRISVESPLAKSLIGKSVDDLVKLTTARGVREFEVLEISYK
- a CDS encoding ribonuclease H-like domain-containing protein; translation: MTRGCKIVFDLETQKTFDEVGGRNYEDLMISVLGAYRYDNESYECFLESDLHRFENLLIDSPLLIGFNIRKFDFPVLQRYCQIDCSKLPMLDLMEDIANKIGHRVGLDSVAQATLNVGKTGHGLDAIDFFREGKWEELKSYCLNDVKITREVYEYGVQNGHVYYLTRDGNDRKSVKVEWANFPQAVEAAPVPAAQQYNLIF